Below is a window of bacterium DNA.
TCTTCTTATAATAAAACATTTTTTTAAACCAACATTTAATGGTATATCTCCGTCTTCTTTTGTGTTATCCCCAATATTTACAATTTTATGCCCTTCTACTCCTATCTGGGCAACTGCTTTCTTCCATAAATCTATTTGATGTTTCTGTCCCCTTAAAATATTGGCTCCGAGAATCCTTTCGAAATATTTTGAACCAGTTATATCTCCAAGACCTGCTACTTTTAAATTAAGAAGACAGCCAACTATTGGGTTATTACTAACAATAAAAAGATTCTTCCCTTTTTTATGTAATTCTTTTATCAATTCAACAGTATCCCAATAAACTATTTTGTATTCATAATGCCATTGGTAAATTCTTTCCCATGTTTTTTCTATAGGTAAATTAAATTCAGCAATAAAGTCAGGATAATCCCACCATATAATTTTATCTGCATATTTTTCAATTGCTCTTTTTGCTTCGTCAGGTTGCCATCCTTCATCTACCATAACATCTCTTATAACCCCAAAAATAGCATTACCCCATACAAGTTTTTCTTCAGGATAAATTTTATCCGGATTATTATTTGTTATCGTCCCATCTATGTCTATAAAAAAATAATCCATTTTTATAAGGTATTTAATTATTTCTCTTTTAAAATTTTTTTTACCCATTCAACAGTAGGAAGTCCAAGGTCAA
It encodes the following:
- a CDS encoding HAD family hydrolase, translating into MGKKNFKREIIKYLIKMDYFFIDIDGTITNNNPDKIYPEEKLVWGNAIFGVIRDVMVDEGWQPDEAKRAIEKYADKIIWWDYPDFIAEFNLPIEKTWERIYQWHYEYKIVYWDTVELIKELHKKGKNLFIVSNNPIVGCLLNLKVAGLGDITGSKYFERILGANILRGQKHQIDLWKKAVAQIGVEGHKIVNIGDNTKEDGDIPLNVGLKKCFIIRRDEEEKEENNKIIVKNPLSILKYIQKGEKDSL